In the genome of Danio rerio strain Tuebingen ecotype United States chromosome 23, GRCz12tu, whole genome shotgun sequence, one region contains:
- the fbxo44.8 gene encoding uncharacterized protein fbxo44.8 isoform X1, translated as MGSSGAASRVSKSRSEADSGVQLEVPLAVVEKILLNLPAHQVVRVCRLVCHEWKELVDSAAHWKGRCRREGIQPCDASRPPEDWCQFYILNKNRRNLLKNPKAEAGLQGWEIMGNRKACWLMEENRKPFPDNTVTRCYVAFNGLCLKRQLIDLQKEGYSAAFMDQLQPDIKISDWYTTTAPYGIRYRVFMELLNEEMQPISSYHPYRMVLDGDNYPWCEITCVFRNYGPGVRFICFTHGGSAQFLRGHNGIRLTNSSVEICPAAERLRCTKSNLLINPSAEDGLQGWKMVHSGSGCWVTAENSKPLTDTVTRCFVTSFGLCLKRQLIDLQKEGYSDTFMDQVQPHIKISDWYEPRFDCGCEYQICVELLDQENKPISTFEPEKVVFHFGNSQPWCQTAHVFKNYGAGVRFIRFTHGGKDTHYWAGHYGIRVTNSSVEICPDDESTRFINRNLIKNPSAQAGLQEWELVENRGHQWVTAENMRTFPVDTCFVTSYGLCLKQQLIDLQKEGYSDMFMDQRQPHIKISDWYAPRSDHRSEYQICVELLDQKMNPVCTFEPEKVFFPKGGVYPWRQMSHVFKEYGPGVRFIRFTHGGKDAKFQKDCNGIQVTNSCVEICPVD; from the exons GACTCAGGGGTGCAGTTAGAAGTACCTCTAGCTGTGGTTGAGAAGATCTTGCTGAATCTGCCCGCTcatcaggtggtgcgagtgtgtCGTCTGGTGTGTCATGAGTGGAAAGAGCTAGTGGACAGTGCTGCACACTGGAAAGGGCGCTGTAGGAGAGAGGGAATTCAGCCCTGTGATGCTTCCAGACCCCCAGAGGACTGGTGTCAGTTTTACATCCTAAATAAGAATCGACGTAACCTGCTCAAAAATCCCAAAGCTGAAG CTGGATTGCAAGGATGGGAGATTATGGGTAATAGAAAGGCCTGCTGGCTAATGGAAGAAAATAGAAAACCATTCCCGGACAACACAGTCACCAGATGTTATGTAGCATTTAATGG GTTGTGTTTGAAGCGACAGCTGATTGATTTGCAGAAAGAAGGCTACAGTGCTGCTTTCATGGATCAACTGCAACCTGACATCAAAATCTCAGACTG GTATACCACAACTGCTCCTTATGGAATTAGGTATCGGGTCTTTATGGAACTGCTTAATGAGGAGATGCAACCCATTAGTAGCTATCATCCGTATAGAATGGTTCTAGATGGGGACAATTATCCATGGTGTGAG ATAACGTGTGTCTTTCGAAATTATGGACCTGGTGTTCGGTTTATCTGTTTCACTCATGGTGGGTCGGCACAGTTCTTGAGGGGCCATAATGGAATAAGACTCACTAACAGCAGCGTGGAGATCTGTCCAGCTGCAGAGAG GTTGAGATGCACGAAATCCAACTTGCTGATTAATCCCAGTGCAGAAG ACGGACTTCAAGGATGGAAGATGGTACATAGTGGAAGCGGCTGCTGGGTGACAGCAGAAAATAGCAAACCTCTTACAGACACAGTCACCAGATGCTTTGTAACGTCTTTTGG GTTATGTTTGAAGCGACAGCTGATTGATTTGCAAAAAGAAGGCTACAGTGATACTTTCATGGATCAGGTGCAACCTCATATCAAGATATCAGACTG GTATGAACCACGTTTTGATTGTGGATGTGAGTATCAGATCTGTGTGGAGTTGCTTGATCAGGAGAACAAACCCATCAGTACCTTTGAGCCTGAAAAAGTTGTATTTCACTTTGGGAACTCTCAGCCGTGGTGTCAA ACGGCACATGTCTTTAAAAACTATGGAGCTGGAGTTCGATTTATCAGGTTCACTCACGGAGGAAAGGATACACACTACTGGGCAGGTCATTATGGAATCAGAGTCACTAACAGTAGTGTGGAGATCTGTCCAGATGATGAGAG CACCAGATTCATAAATCGTAATTTGATCAAGAATCCCAGCGCACAAG CTGGACTTCAAGAATGGGAGCTTGTCGAAAACAGAGGCCACCAATGGGTGACAGCTGAAAACATGCGAACATTTCCGGTCGATACATGTTTTGTAACATCTTACGG GTTGTGTTTGAAGCAACAGCTGATTGATTTGCAGAAAGAGGGCTACAGTGATATGTTTATGGATCAACGGCAACCTCATATCAAAATCTCAGACTG GTATGCTCCACGCTCTGATCATAGAAGTGAATATCAGATCTGTGTGGAGTTGCTCGATCAGAAGATGAACCCTGTTTGTACCTTTGAGCCTGAGAAAGTGTTCTTTCCCAAAGGAGGTGTTTATCCATGGCGTCAA ATGAGCCATGTCTTTAAGGAGTATGGACCCGGAGTTCGGTTTATCCGTTTCACTCATGGTGGGAAGGATGCAAAATTTCAGAAAGACTGTAATGGCATACAGGTCACTAACAGCTGTGTGGAGATCTGTCCAGTTGACTAG
- the fbxo44.9 gene encoding uncharacterized protein LOC553461, with product MKRSFSGSPLKARTGGSSESNECLSGMGSFGAASRVSVTRPNADSGVQLEIPLDVVEEILLNLPAHQVVRVCRLVCPEWKELVDSAAHWRERCRREGIQPCDASRPPVDWCQFYILNKNRRNLIKNPKAEAGLQGWEIAGNGDACWLTEENRKPFPENTVTRCFVSFNGLCLKRQLIDLQKEGYSAAFMDQLQPDIKISDWYTTNTHYKNLYQVNMQLLDEEMQAITSYHPYKMFLEGDNYPWCEITHVFRNYGPGVRFIRFTHGGLGKQTPRGHNGIRLTNSSVEICPAAERRTSRMEDGT from the exons ATGAAACGCAGCTTCAGTGGATCCCCACTGAAAGCACGCACAGGGGGATCGTCTGAGTCAAACGAATGCCTCAGTGGAATGGGGAGCTTCGGTGCGGCTTCGAGGGTCTCCGTAACCAGACCAAACGCA gaCTCAGGGGTGCAGTTAGAGATACCTTTAGATGTGGTCGAGGAGATCTTGCTGAACCTGCCCGCTcatcaggtggtgcgagtgtgtCGTCTGGTGTGTCCTGAGTGGAAAGAGCTGGTGGACAGTGCTGCACACTGGAGAGAGCGCTGTCGGAGAGAGGGGATTCAGCCCTGTGATGCTTCCAGACCGCCAGTGGACTGGTGCCAGTTTTACATCCTAAATAAGAATCGACGTAACCTGATCAAGAATCCCAAAGCTGAAG CTGGATTGCAGGGATGGGAGATTGCGGGTAATGGAGATGCCTGCTGGCTGACAGAAGAAAATAGAAAACCATTTCCGGAAAACACAGTCACCAGATGTTTTGTATCATTTAATGG GTTGTGTTTGAAGCGACAGCTGATTGATTTGCAGAAAGAAGGCTACAGTGCTGCTTTCATGGATCAACTGCAACCTGACATTAAAATCTCAGACTG GTATACCACAAACACTCATTACAAAAACCTATATCAAGTCAATATGCAACTGCTTGATGAGGAGATGCAAGCCATTACTAGTTATCATCCGTATAAAATGTTTCTGGAAGGGGACAATTATCCATGGTGTGAG ATAACACATGTCTTCCGAAATTATGGACCTGGTGTTCGGTTTATCCGTTTCACTCATGGTGGGTTGGGTAAACAGACCCCGAGGGGCCATAATGGAATAAGACTCACTAACAGCAGCGTGGAGATCTGTCCAGCTGCAGAGAG ACGGACTTCAAGGATGGAAGATGGTACATAG
- the fbxo44.8 gene encoding F-box only protein 44 isoform X2, with amino-acid sequence MGSSGAASRVSKSRSEADSGVQLEVPLAVVEKILLNLPAHQVVRVCRLVCHEWKELVDSAAHWKGRCRREGIQPCDASRPPEDWCQFYILNKNRRNLLKNPKAEAGLQGWEIMGNRKACWLMEENRKPFPDNTVTRCYVAFNGLCLKRQLIDLQKEGYSAAFMDQLQPDIKISDWYTTTAPYGIRYRVFMELLNEEMQPISSYHPYRMVLDGDNYPWCEITCVFRNYGPGVRFICFTHGGSAQFLRGHNGIRLTNSSVEICPAAERLRCTKSNLLINPSAEDGLQGWKMVHSGSGCWVTAENSKPLTDTVTRCFVTSFGLCLKRQLIDLQKEGYSDTFMDQVQPHIKISDWYEPRFDCGCEYQICVELLDQENKPISTFEPEKVVFHFGNSQPWCQTAHVFKNYGAGVRFIRFTHGGKDTHYWAGHYGIRVTNSSVEICPDDERWSFLKHFLLLFKKVNAECRKTMLGAIYCETKH; translated from the exons GACTCAGGGGTGCAGTTAGAAGTACCTCTAGCTGTGGTTGAGAAGATCTTGCTGAATCTGCCCGCTcatcaggtggtgcgagtgtgtCGTCTGGTGTGTCATGAGTGGAAAGAGCTAGTGGACAGTGCTGCACACTGGAAAGGGCGCTGTAGGAGAGAGGGAATTCAGCCCTGTGATGCTTCCAGACCCCCAGAGGACTGGTGTCAGTTTTACATCCTAAATAAGAATCGACGTAACCTGCTCAAAAATCCCAAAGCTGAAG CTGGATTGCAAGGATGGGAGATTATGGGTAATAGAAAGGCCTGCTGGCTAATGGAAGAAAATAGAAAACCATTCCCGGACAACACAGTCACCAGATGTTATGTAGCATTTAATGG GTTGTGTTTGAAGCGACAGCTGATTGATTTGCAGAAAGAAGGCTACAGTGCTGCTTTCATGGATCAACTGCAACCTGACATCAAAATCTCAGACTG GTATACCACAACTGCTCCTTATGGAATTAGGTATCGGGTCTTTATGGAACTGCTTAATGAGGAGATGCAACCCATTAGTAGCTATCATCCGTATAGAATGGTTCTAGATGGGGACAATTATCCATGGTGTGAG ATAACGTGTGTCTTTCGAAATTATGGACCTGGTGTTCGGTTTATCTGTTTCACTCATGGTGGGTCGGCACAGTTCTTGAGGGGCCATAATGGAATAAGACTCACTAACAGCAGCGTGGAGATCTGTCCAGCTGCAGAGAG GTTGAGATGCACGAAATCCAACTTGCTGATTAATCCCAGTGCAGAAG ACGGACTTCAAGGATGGAAGATGGTACATAGTGGAAGCGGCTGCTGGGTGACAGCAGAAAATAGCAAACCTCTTACAGACACAGTCACCAGATGCTTTGTAACGTCTTTTGG GTTATGTTTGAAGCGACAGCTGATTGATTTGCAAAAAGAAGGCTACAGTGATACTTTCATGGATCAGGTGCAACCTCATATCAAGATATCAGACTG GTATGAACCACGTTTTGATTGTGGATGTGAGTATCAGATCTGTGTGGAGTTGCTTGATCAGGAGAACAAACCCATCAGTACCTTTGAGCCTGAAAAAGTTGTATTTCACTTTGGGAACTCTCAGCCGTGGTGTCAA ACGGCACATGTCTTTAAAAACTATGGAGCTGGAGTTCGATTTATCAGGTTCACTCACGGAGGAAAGGATACACACTACTGGGCAGGTCATTATGGAATCAGAGTCACTAACAGTAGTGTGGAGATCTGTCCAGATGATGAGAGGTGGagctttctaaaacattttttattactttttaaaaaagtaaatgcaGAATGCAGAAAAACAATGCTTGGAGCCATTTATTGTGAAACAAAAcattaa